A DNA window from Malus domestica chromosome 12, GDT2T_hap1 contains the following coding sequences:
- the LOC139190016 gene encoding FRIGIDA-like protein 5 has protein sequence MTIRTENCLEVLGFLRFVSTYGITSFYDSIQSLCAIVAKDEHTTELSWALGTTDKAPVKTETPESLLAKNAGTCSSPKLQPSATTDASHLQGVLNEIFGRDRLLQNETWATFQMSSGPEKYVMETSFAKYCTVEDVGFRETVMSKCISLLDKLMRNKPHVGPHVNKDALKLAVHWKSKIGAGTQAFELLGFLQFIATYGLLSMFNREILVFLGRISQQKQALEACQTLGLADKTPDFIRNLIEKKQLIEAVGLICLFKLIDKFHPVPLLKEFVENAKRLCIQNSKRSKSLDEKVPCNLFRQPI, from the exons ATGACGATTAGGACGGAGAATTGCTTGGAGGTTTTGGGTTTTCTGCGGTTTGTTAGTACATACGGAATCACCTCGTTTTATGATTCGATTCAAAGTCTTTGTGCAATCGTTGCAAAGGATGAACACACAACTGAATTATCCTGGGCCCTTGGTACCACTGATAAGGCACCCG TCAAAACTGAGACACCAGAATCTTTACTGGCAAAAAATGCAGGAACTTGTTCTTCTCCGAAACTTCAACCATCTGCCACCACAGATGCTAGTCATTTGCAGGGGGTTTTAAATGAGATTTTCGGTAGGGATCGTCTGTTGCAAAATGAAACTTGGGCTACTTTTCAAATGTCATCAGGTCCAGAAAAGTATGTGATGGAAACTTCTTTTGCTAAATACTGCACAGTAGAAGATGTTGGTTTTAGAGAAACTGTCATGTCGAAGTGCATTTCACTACTCGACAAGCTAATGAGAAATAAACCACATGTTGGACCTCATGTTAACAAAGATGCCCTAAAGCTAGCAGTCCACTGGAAATCGAAAATTGGTGCAGGCACCCAAGCCTTCGAGCTTTTGGGTTTTTTGCAGTTCATCGCTACATATGGACTGCTTTCTATGTTTAATAGAGAGATTTTAGTGTTTCTTGGGAGGATTTCTCAGCAGAAGCAGGCGCTAGAAGCATGTCAGACACTTGGTTTAGCTGATAAGACCCCTG ATTTCATTCGGAATCTTATTGAAAAGAAGCAACTAATTGAAGCTGTTGGATTGATTTGCCTGTTCAAGTTAATTGACAAGTTCCACCCAGTACCTCTCTTGAAAGAATTTGTGGAGAAtgcaaagaggttgtgcataCAAAATAGCAAGAGAAGTAAATCACTTGATGAAAAGGTACCTTGTAACTTGTTTCGACAACCAATATAG
- the LOC139190015 gene encoding uncharacterized protein yields MEKIEVELKEAETKQRSLSKAYECVHAQATALIIFAVQWKDLEEHFESTRYSLESRFRELTHRETAVRVRDEELAAKEMKFNSEVESKADELGRIQSLIDEKAEEVIQSKNHLQSLQSLILEHNNEVMVQEKILVEVESFVGERKRECDSIERRVKERMKKLNWVERMVGEKSKLAELKAEKVRGFEEALEKCVEKTELKERELNEIIGSIEERKEEFSWIREQILEAEKLIKVQEEQLDLKGEKFMEVQKAV; encoded by the coding sequence ATGGAGAAGATAGAGGTAGAATTGAAGGAGGCGGAGACGAAGCAGAGGAGTCTGAGCAAGGCGTACGAGTGCGTACACGCGCAGGCGACTGCGCTTATTATCTTCGCCGTGCAATGGAAGGACCTGGAGGAGCACTTTGAGTCGACTCGGTACTCGCTCGAGTCGCGATTCCGGGAACTCACCCACCGCGAGACGGCGGTCCGTGTGCGGGACGAGGAGTTGGCGGCGAAGGAGATGAAGTTCAACTCGGAAGTTGAATCGAAAGCGGACGAGTTGGGGAGGATTCAGAGTCTGATCGACGAGAAGGCTGAGGAGGTTATACAGAGTAAGAACCACTTGCAATCTCTCCAGTCTTTGATTCTGGAACATAACAATGAGGTTATGGTGCAAGAGAAGATTTTAGTGGAGGTTGAGAGTTTCGTTGGGGAGAGGAAGAGGGAGTGCGATTCGATTGAGAGACGGGTTAAAGAGAggatgaagaagttgaactgGGTTGAGAGAATGGTGGGGGAGAAGTCGAAATTGGCTGAGTTGAAGGCGGAGAAAGTGAGGGGGTTTGAAGAGGCGTTGGAGAAGTGTGTAGAGAAGACTGAGTTGAAGGAGAGGGAGTTGAATGAGATTATCGGGTCGATTGAGGAGCGCAAGGAGGAGTTCAGTTGGATAAGAGAGCAGATTTTGGAGGCGGAAAAGTTGATTAAGGTGCAAGAGGAGCAGTTGGATTTGAAAGGAGAAAAATTTATGGAGGTGCAAAAGGCGGTTTAA
- the LOC103423575 gene encoding uncharacterized protein isoform X2: protein MVSIYCNRLYANKPELAASRIDAIGYQVGHQLSERYTMERPRFTDHLDAIKFICKDFWSELFKKQIDNLKTNHRGTFVLQDNRFRWVSRMSLDPSENGDLSQENAEAAENKAAQEPNMHLHFSCGVIKGALHNLGIACAVSADPSHLPACSFVVRIKP from the exons ATGGTCTCCATTTACTGCAATCGGTTATACGCCAACAAGCCCGAGCTCGCCGCCAGTAGGATCGACGCTATTGGCTACCAGGTCGGCCACCAGCTCTCCGAGCG GTACACAATGGAGCGGCCTCGGTTTACTGATCATCTGGATGCAATTAAGTTTATCTGCAAGGACTTCTGGTCCGAGCTCTTCAAGAAGCAGATTGACAACTTAAAGACGAATCATAGA GGTACTTTTGTATTGCAAGATAATCGATTTCGTTGGGTTTCACGCATGTCACTTGATCCTTCCGAGAATGGAGACTTGTCTCAAGAAAATGCTGAGGCGGCTGAAAACAAGGCAGCACAAGAACCAAACATGCATCTCCATTTCTCGTGTGGAGTCATAAAAGGGGCTCTTCATAACTTGGGGATTGCTTGTGCCGTTTCTGCTGACCCGTCCCACCTTCCTGCAT GTTCATTCGTGGTTCGTATAAAGCCCTGA
- the LOC103423575 gene encoding uncharacterized protein isoform X1 has product MVSIYCNRLYANKPELAASRIDAIGYQVGHQLSERYTMERPRFTDHLDAIKFICKDFWSELFKKQIDNLKTNHRGTFVLQDNRFRWVSRMSLDPSENGDLSQENAEAAENKAAQEPNMHLHFSCGVIKGALHNLGIACAVSADPSHLPACSFVVRIKP; this is encoded by the exons ATGGTCTCCATTTACTGCAATCGGTTATACGCCAACAAGCCCGAGCTCGCCGCCAGTAGGATCGACGCTATTGGCTACCAGGTCGGCCACCAGCTCTCCGAGCGGTACAC AATGGAGCGGCCTCGGTTTACTGATCATCTGGATGCAATTAAGTTTATCTGCAAGGACTTCTGGTCCGAGCTCTTCAAGAAGCAGATTGACAACTTAAAGACGAATCATAGA GGTACTTTTGTATTGCAAGATAATCGATTTCGTTGGGTTTCACGCATGTCACTTGATCCTTCCGAGAATGGAGACTTGTCTCAAGAAAATGCTGAGGCGGCTGAAAACAAGGCAGCACAAGAACCAAACATGCATCTCCATTTCTCGTGTGGAGTCATAAAAGGGGCTCTTCATAACTTGGGGATTGCTTGTGCCGTTTCTGCTGACCCGTCCCACCTTCCTGCAT GTTCATTCGTGGTTCGTATAAAGCCCTGA
- the LOC103450980 gene encoding vesicle-associated protein 2-2, producing MSTQLLEIQPKELKFLFELKKQSSCSIRLTNLTDNHVAFKVKTTSPKKYCVRPNVGVILPNSTSEFSVTMQAPRTSMTDMDCKDKFLIQSTVVSSATTDEDVTSSMFSKDGGKYIEEKKLRVTLVSPPNSPLLSPMKVDLKQGLGHEHSFLKDQFGGVEILPPLNKVTNDVKFTATSEKPKPSTKTELKPSKDVELKPEEDVELKPEKDSELKPTKDVELKPAKYEALEPEKDMEVKPEKEADLKPKKEAELKPVIDVGLKSAKDVELKPLKAMEFKLAKDVELNATKIVEDLELVKDIQEMKSKLNALELKLSQAEVTILKLTEERSSSIQETRIMQHQLARLSTRGVDVKRVHVGFPPLFVCMVAIISVALGYCLRH from the exons ATGAGTACGCAGTTGTTAGAGATTCAGCCAAAGGAATTGAAGTTCTTAT TTGAATTGAAGAAGCAAAGCTCATGCTCGATTCGGCTTACCAACCTGACTGACAACCATGTTGCTTTTAAG GTTAAGACTACATCCCCTAAGAAATACTGTGTGCGCCCAAATGTTGGTGTTATCTTGCCGAATTCAACTTCTGAGTTTTCAG TTACGATGCAAGCCCCACGAACCAGTATGACAGATATGGATTGCAAAGATAAGTTCTTAATCCAGAGCACGGTTGTTTCTTCTGCAACAACTGACGAGGATGTTACATCTAGCATG TTTTCTAAAGATGGTGGCAAGTACATTGAAGAGAAAAAGCTAAGAGTTACCCTCGTTAGTCCACCCAACTCACCACTGCTGTCACCAATGAAGGTAGACTTGAAGCAGGGGCTCGGCCATGAACATTCATTTCTAAAAGATCAATTTGGTGGAGTTGAAATCCTCCCTCCGCTGAACAAG GTTACTAACGATGTGAAGTTCACCGCTACTAGTGAGAAGCCAAAGCCATCAACGAAGACTGAGTTGAAACCATCAAAGGATGTAGAGTTGAAACCAGAAGAAGACGTTGAGCTGAAACCAGAAAAAGATTCTGAGTTGAAACCAACAAAAGATGTGGAGCTGAAGCCAGCAAAATATGAGGCGTTGGAACCAGAAAAAGATATGGAGGTGAAACCAGAAAAAGAGGCAGATTTGAAACCAAAAAAAGAGGCGGAGTTGAAACCAGTTATAGATGTGGGGCTAAAATCAGCAAAGGATGTGGAATTGAAACCGCTGAAGGCTATGGAGTTTAAACTGGCAAAAGATGTGGAGTTGAATGCAACAAAGATTGTGGAAGATTTGGAGTTGGTTAAGGATATCCAAGAGATGAAATCAAAGCTAAATGCACTTGAATTAAAGCTGAGCCAG GCTGAAGTTACTATTTTAAAGCTAACAGAGGAGAGGAGTTCAAGCATTCAAGAAACGAGAATTATGCAGCATCAATTA GCACGACTGAGTACAAGAGGTGTGGATGTGAAAAGAGTCCATGTTGGATTTCCTCCCCTATTTGTTTGTATGGTGGCGATCATCAGTGTTGCTCTCGGATACTGTCTACGCCATTGA